One stretch of Hymenobacter chitinivorans DSM 11115 DNA includes these proteins:
- the dnaX gene encoding DNA polymerase III subunit gamma/tau codes for MENFVVSARKYRPATFRSVVGQQHVTTTLQNAITSKHLAQAFLFCGPRGVGKTTCARILAKTINCEFVEQHVRQGRPVSELLRTQPELVPAALQKAADPDNTPFELEACGQCPSCRAFQENASFNVHELDAASNNSVEDIRSLVEQVRYAPQQGRFKVYIIDEVHMLSNAAFNAFLKTLEEPPSYAIFILATTERHKIIPTILSRCQIFDFNRIRVDDIRGHLRHVATQEKIQAEDDALHLLAQKADGGLRDALSMFDQMVTFSGHNLTYKDVVQNLHILDYEYYFRLIDALLREDLSQTLLLLDEVMQNGFDLHNFVVGAAEHLRGLLVCKDQVTVQLLEVSEGIRARYVQQAQAAPLAFLLSALNLVSQCDREFKQAKNQRLHVELMLMKLAYLNGAVQFAREMSPSSSNGEAKKKTSVAPVAPASNGAAIPAPAVNGAGAAAAPAVNGAPRAVAAAITQATPPPPVSAAAARPVVTAPADPEPIVPIESGIEELHDTPSIEDDGDVVEPVQQFRDTSPHVEIGAPSFEGHEPEGPRRIAPMLKPLSPAAKLIPSLKDLKAQVAQQVSASQAGPAVVEDEPTGPVTGLPPIDEEKLLQVWNEIKESRRAERMTEYVLLNRPILVDEQHVVHLTVDNPVQLDQFNDFRAELLTELRRRTGYRHLNVQVVLAEKAPTGRMLYTSADKFEYLSEKFPVLLTMKQRLGLDTD; via the coding sequence ATGCCATTACCAGCAAGCACCTGGCCCAGGCCTTCCTGTTTTGCGGCCCCCGGGGCGTGGGCAAAACCACCTGCGCCCGGATTCTGGCCAAGACCATCAACTGCGAGTTTGTGGAACAGCACGTGCGCCAGGGCCGGCCGGTATCGGAGTTGCTGCGCACCCAGCCCGAGCTGGTGCCGGCCGCCTTGCAGAAGGCTGCCGACCCGGACAACACCCCGTTTGAGCTCGAAGCCTGCGGGCAGTGCCCCTCCTGCCGGGCCTTCCAGGAAAATGCCTCCTTCAACGTGCACGAGCTCGATGCCGCTTCCAACAACTCAGTGGAAGACATCCGCAGCCTGGTGGAGCAGGTGCGCTACGCCCCGCAGCAGGGCCGCTTTAAGGTGTACATCATCGACGAGGTGCACATGCTCTCCAATGCGGCCTTCAACGCCTTTCTGAAGACCCTGGAAGAGCCGCCGTCCTACGCCATTTTCATTTTGGCTACCACCGAGCGGCACAAGATTATCCCCACGATTCTCTCCCGCTGCCAGATTTTCGACTTCAACCGGATTCGGGTCGACGACATTCGCGGGCATTTGCGGCACGTGGCCACGCAGGAGAAAATCCAGGCCGAAGACGACGCCCTGCACCTGCTGGCCCAGAAAGCCGACGGCGGCCTGCGCGACGCGCTGAGCATGTTCGACCAGATGGTGACCTTCTCGGGCCACAATCTGACTTATAAGGATGTGGTCCAGAACCTGCACATCCTCGACTACGAGTACTACTTCCGCCTCATCGATGCCCTGCTGCGGGAAGATTTGTCCCAGACCCTGCTGCTGCTCGACGAGGTAATGCAGAACGGCTTCGATTTGCACAACTTCGTGGTGGGCGCCGCCGAGCATTTGCGCGGCTTGCTCGTGTGCAAAGACCAGGTGACGGTGCAGCTGCTGGAAGTGTCGGAAGGCATTCGGGCCCGCTACGTGCAGCAGGCCCAGGCCGCCCCGCTGGCCTTTTTGCTCTCGGCCCTGAACCTGGTGAGCCAGTGCGACCGGGAATTCAAGCAGGCCAAAAACCAGCGCCTGCACGTGGAGCTCATGCTCATGAAGCTGGCCTACCTGAACGGGGCGGTACAGTTCGCCCGCGAAATGAGCCCTTCGTCCTCCAACGGCGAGGCTAAAAAAAAAACTAGTGTAGCGCCCGTTGCCCCGGCTTCGAACGGCGCGGCCATTCCGGCTCCGGCCGTAAACGGTGCTGGTGCCGCTGCCGCCCCGGCCGTGAATGGCGCCCCACGGGCCGTAGCGGCAGCTATTACCCAAGCTACGCCCCCGCCGCCGGTTTCGGCCGCGGCAGCCCGGCCCGTCGTAACGGCCCCCGCCGACCCGGAGCCCATTGTGCCCATCGAAAGCGGCATCGAGGAGCTGCACGACACCCCCAGCATCGAGGACGACGGGGACGTGGTGGAGCCCGTGCAGCAGTTCCGCGACACGAGTCCGCACGTGGAAATCGGGGCGCCGAGCTTCGAAGGCCACGAGCCCGAGGGGCCGCGCCGCATTGCGCCCATGCTCAAGCCCCTGAGCCCCGCGGCCAAGCTTATTCCCAGCCTCAAAGACCTTAAAGCCCAGGTGGCCCAGCAGGTTTCGGCCAGTCAGGCCGGTCCGGCGGTGGTGGAAGACGAGCCCACGGGTCCCGTCACGGGCCTGCCGCCCATCGATGAGGAAAAGCTGCTTCAGGTCTGGAATGAAATCAAGGAGTCGAGACGGGCGGAGCGGATGACCGAGTACGTGCTGCTCAACCGGCCCATTCTCGTGGATGAGCAGCACGTGGTGCACCTCACCGTGGACAACCCCGTGCAGCTCGACCAGTTCAATGACTTCCGCGCCGAACTGCTCACCGAGCTGCGCCGCCGCACCGGCTACCGCCACCTCAACGTGCAGGTGGTACTGGCCGAAAAAGCGCCCACCGGCCGCATGCTCTACACCTCGGCCGATAAATTCGAGTACCTCTCCGAGAAATTCCCGGTGCTGCTCACCATGAAGCAACGCCTGGGCCTGGATACCGACTAA